CAAGGTGgccacagccaccagcactTCTCCCTGTCCCTCATCCTGGGCATGGAATGTCCCACCACAGATCCAAGGATTCCTCAGCTGTCCACAGCCCCATTTGTGTGTGGCACAGGCACAAATCAAGTTAAAACCACCAATCCCAGATACAGCATCCCAAAGCAGCCTCGTTTGCCAGgcctggctctccagctcagctTGGCTTGTGCTGTTCACCTGCTCCACAGTTACCTGGAAAAGCTCCCGAGtaccagccaggagcaggataAGGGAGCTTCACAATGAGCTGGAAAagctccagccaggagcaggatgagggagctgcaggcaccCGCCAAGGGCTGACACGGAATTCAGAATGGAAACACTGTATTGACAGACTTTACAAAAGTTATTACAAAACACGGTCACAAACCAGCAGCTGACGATACAGAGCGAAGGGACACCACGTACAGCCACCTCAGAACAACACCAACAGCTCCAGAAGTCATCCAATATTTACACAAACAGCTGGAAAACTCCGGGCGGTTATCGCATACATGGAAGTGTTTTAGAGCAACTGTGAAATATAGTGTCACACCTTTCCTTGTAGTATTATCATCAtcataattaataataataataacaataataataattaataataataagaCTACTTCTAGGTTAACTAAAAACCAAACAGCTCTTTACAGGGGTTAGGAGAAGCTGCTTTCACTCGTCTGACTTACCTGAGTGAGACCAAACCCagttaaaaaattataataaaatcaCCTTCCTTGTCAGGAGTCCGTGTGTCGGCCCAGCGGCGCCGTTCCCTCGGGCCAGAGGGAACCACAGCCCGGCTGGTGCCAGTGACACCCTCCAGAAGCACGGAGACGTGTCCTCCTCGTGTGAGCGACCCCAGCACGCCTCCAAACGCTGCCCTTCCCgactcctcctgctccagtgtcCTCAGCCCCTTCTCCTGCACCTGCTTTATCTCACCCCGCTCTTTGCCACGCTCTCCTCTCCGCTTTTCCGCCTTCCACAAATCCCACGTCGTGCCCCGATCACCTCTCTGCCTCGCCTCTCTGGCCTTCATCCCAGTCCTGGCCTCGCAGCCTTTCGGGACGCGGCGACGCAGCGGGAGCGGGCGGCCGGCCGGGAACGGcgccttccttccctccctccctcctcgcGCTTCCAGCCTTGCAGTGAAACgagtggaaaaaagaaagcgAAAGCTTGTCACTCCTGAATATGCACAAAGATAGGTGGGGGAACACCTGCTAAATACGGAGCCCAGAGAATCGCTCGGGATTATTCTCTACGGGCAGAATCCAACCCTGCGTAGGGAACAGCGAGCGCGGGGCCTGCGCCGCGGTGGGAGCGCCACGGAACCCCGCGgggtcccagagctgcctgggccGGCCGAGCAGAGTCTTTAAGAGGAATTCCTTGGATGCTTCACCAAAGCGGGCTTCGTAGCATGACCACATGGATTAGCTGCGATACAAGTCACCTGCCATCGTGCTGCACGTCCACCTGCCAGACCGTCACGGTCACCGCGAGCCCTCCTGCCCCGGCCCCACCACGGCTACTGCTTAGTCTCTTTTTTCACGCAGAAATGGTCGGTTTGGGTGCCCGCCGAGCCCAGGTTGTGCTGGGAATCCTCCCCGGGCCGCGGGTTGCGGGAGTGGATTTTCTGGTGGCAATTCAGGGACTCTTTGTAGCGGAAGTGCTTCCCGCAGACGGGGCACTGGTAGGGGGTCTCCCCGGTGTGCACCCGCCAGTGCTTGAGCAGGTGGTCCCGCCGGATGAAGCTCTTGCCGCACTCGGTGCACTGgtagggcctctccccggtGTGGATGCGCTGGTGGCGGATGGCCTTGGAGAGGTCACGGAAGTCCTTCCCGCAGTAGGTGCATGTCAGCGGCCCGTCGCCCTTCCCCGTGTGCAGCTTCTGGTGCAGGATCAGACTCACTTCCAGGCTGAAGCTCTCCTTGCACTGGGAGCAGGTGTAGGGCCTCTCCACCATGTTGTTCACCTGGTGCCTGACGAAGCCGTACTTGAATCCCGAGCTCTTCTCCCCGTCGGGGCGCTTGGACGCTTTGGAGCGGGAGGGGCCCTGGCCCTTGGCTTTGGATTTCTGCCGGAAGCTCTCGCCGCGCTCCAGGGACGTGCAGGCCTCCTCGCTGGCGTGAGCCTTCTGGTGGGTGGCGAAGAGCTGCTTGTCCAGGAAGCTCTCGCCGCACTCGCAGCAGATGTAGGGCCCCTTGTCGGCCGCCGCCTCCTCGGGATCCTTCCTGGCCAAGTCTCTCCCGCGGCGCACGGAGCGCCTCAGCCCGTTGCCCGTCGCCGTTCGCTGCGGCGGGGCCGACCCGCTCTGGCTCTTGCTGCTCGATTGCATCTCCTCCTCCGGGTTGGAGAAAACCTCCTCCCACTTTCCTGTCAATGACCTGGAAAGCTCCAGGCTCTCGGAGCCTTCCTCGTCGCACGGCTGTTCGTCTGGTGGAGCAGAGACACCGGTGTCATTTGGGGTCACAAGGACTGGGAGGTCACTTACTCAGGTCCCTTGGGACACGGGGGTCTCTGCTGTGCAcacccagctcagagcctggcGCTGACGGGGCTGCGAGGCCAGCTGGGAGCACCTGCTCTTGGAATCTTGGAATTGTTGAGGTTGAAAAAGGCCTTGGAAACCATtaaatccagcactgccaaggccaccctAACCATGTCCCCAAGCACTACATCCACATGGATGTTACATCCCTCCAGCAATGGAGACTCCACCAGTGCTCTGGGTGGTCCCAATGTGTAACAGACTCTTTTAGGGAagaattttcccaatttccaaCCCgaccctccctggcacagcttgaggccctttcctctcctcctgtccctgttccctgggagcagagcccgacaACCCCCGGCTCCCCACTCCTGGCAgaagctgtgcagagccacagcgtccctcctgagcctccttttctccaggctgagccccttcccagctccctcagctgatCCTGGTGTTCCAGaccctcccccagctccatttccttttctggacacactc
This Haemorhous mexicanus isolate bHaeMex1 chromosome 1, bHaeMex1.pri, whole genome shotgun sequence DNA region includes the following protein-coding sequences:
- the LOC132341904 gene encoding zinc finger protein 180-like, with amino-acid sequence MEVPGTYEQPCDEEGSESLELSRSLTGKWEEVFSNPEEEMQSSSKSQSGSAPPQRTATGNGLRRSVRRGRDLARKDPEEAAADKGPYICCECGESFLDKQLFATHQKAHASEEACTSLERGESFRQKSKAKGQGPSRSKASKRPDGEKSSGFKYGFVRHQVNNMVERPYTCSQCKESFSLEVSLILHQKLHTGKGDGPLTCTYCGKDFRDLSKAIRHQRIHTGERPYQCTECGKSFIRRDHLLKHWRVHTGETPYQCPVCGKHFRYKESLNCHQKIHSRNPRPGEDSQHNLGSAGTQTDHFCVKKETKQ